A single Lolium perenne isolate Kyuss_39 chromosome 6, Kyuss_2.0, whole genome shotgun sequence DNA region contains:
- the LOC127305372 gene encoding uncharacterized protein, whose amino-acid sequence MDAGDPSTALVATAADPSQSAKKKAPKRFIHTAIPPSILSDPTLAAAATSLLPAAYNFELPKTAHRIRASGARRAALQLPEGLLLFSLPLSHILGPFLADHPSNDVLILADPTYGACCLGDRPAKALAADLLVHYGHSCLVPVTSSLLPVLYVFVEIRVDALRLAAAVRSAFPDAAAAPRLALAGTVQFIAAVHAAREMLARDGYRDILVPQAKPLSAGEILGCTAPTLKKSEGVGVVVFVADGRFHLEAFMIANPGVKAYRFDPFLGVLVLEEYDHVGMKQARKEAVLAARKAKSWGVVLGTLGRQGSVKVLDRIVEHLEEKGLEHMVVLMSELSPTRMELFGDSVDAWVQIACPRLSIDWGEGFKKPVLTTFEFDVALGYVPGWWEKGSRECGSGGGSGCCSGSGTCGDGDCSSGDCGGNDFGGEYPMDYYSQDGGDWNGCYMKKKPSTGERRPRVRIGSSVQVEEKQ is encoded by the exons atggacgCCGGCGACCCCTCCACCGCGCTGGTCGCCACCGCGGCAGACCCATCCCAGAGCGCCAAGAAGAAGGCCCCGAAGCGATTCATCCACACCGCGATCCCGCCCTCCATCCTCTCCGACCcgaccctcgccgccgccgccacctcgctCCTCCCGGCCGCCTACAACTTCGAGCTCCCGAAAACCGCCCACCGCATCCGCGCCTCAGGCGCGCGCCGCGCCGCGCTGCAGCTGCCCGAgggcctcctcctcttctccctgcCGCTCTCCCACATCCTCGGCCCCTTCCTCGCCGACCACCCCTCCAACGACGTGCTCATCCTCGCCGACCCGACCTACGGCGCCTGCTGCCTGGGCGACCGCCCCGCCAAGGCGCTCGCCGCCGACCTCCTCGTCCACTACGGCCACTCCTGCCTCGTGCCCGTCACCTCCTCCCTCCTGCCCGTCCTCTACGTCTTCGTCGAGATCCGCGTCGACGCGctccgcctcgccgccgccgtccgcAGCGCCTTCCCGGACGCCGCCGCGGCGCCGCGCCTCGCGCTCGCCGGCACCGTGCAGTTCATCGCGGCCGTGCACGCCGCGCGCGAGATGCTCGCGCGGGACGGGTACCGCGACATCCTCGTCCCGCAGGCGAAACCCCTCTCCGCCGGCGAGATCCTCGGGTGCACCGCGCCTACTCTGAAAAAATCAGAGGGTGTGggcgtggtggtgttcgtcgccGACGGCAGGTTCCACCTCGAGGCGTTCATGATCGCCAACCCCGGGGTGAAGGCCTACCGGTTCGACCCGTTTCTTGGCGTGCTTGTGCTTGAGGAGTATGACCATGTTGGGATGAAGCAGGCGAGGAAGGAGGCGGTGCTGGCAGCGAGGAAGGCCAAGAGCTGGGGAGTCGTGCTCGGCACGCTCGGCCGGCAGGGGAGCGTGAAGGTTCTTGACCGGATTGTAGAACATCTCGAAGAAAAGGGGTTGGAGCACATGGTGGTGCTCATGTCCGAGCTCTCCCCGACGAGGATGGAGCTGTTCGGGGATTCTGTGGATGCATGGGTGCAGATTGCGTGTCCTCGGTTGTCGATCGATTGGGGGGAGGGATTCAAGAAGCCGGTGCTGACAACATTCGAGTTTGATGTTGCACTGGGGTATGTTCCTGGGTGGTGGGAGAAAGGTAGTAGGGAATGTGGAAGTGGAGGTGGCAGTGGCTGCTGCTCAGGATCAGGAACTTGCGGAGATGGTGATTGCAGTAGTGGCGACTGTGGTGGAAATGATTTTGGAGGGGAGTATCCGATGGATTACTATTCGCAGGACGGGGGTGATTGGAATGGCTGCTACATGAAGAAGAAACCCTCCACTGGCGAGAGAAGGCCGCGAGTTCGAATCG GCAGCAGTGTTCAAGTTGAGGAGAAACAGTGA